Below is a window of Shewanella khirikhana DNA.
AGTATAATTATAGCCAACAGTGCACAAAAAAAATCAAATATTCTTTTCAAAATTCTTTCCCACGACCTTATTAATAGTAGATATTAACTGCTCATGATAAATATCAATAACACATGAAGACTCTCCTCTCAACTTCTCTTCTTCTGTCCTGAGCTGTGATATATTAAATTCGAAATTTGCATCTCTTAGGTCTTCTATATTTTTTGCTCGTTTATGAAAAGCACGTGCCAGAATAACACTAGACGAATTCAGTCTTATATGCTCTGAGAGAATTAGTTCTGCTGGCAATTCACCTTGCCCGATACACGCAATTCCACCAAATCCAAATGGTTTTCCAGACTGCTTTAATTTATAAACTAACTCCGACAACAATCCCGTAGCTAAAGGCTCAAACATGAAAGACATACCGAGATCTCGGTGTAAATCATTCAAACCTATATAGACCTCAGTGACGCCTTTAACGTTCGCGACGTCCTGAATACAATTTGCTGCTTTTGCGGTTTCAACTAGCGGAATGAACTGACACCTATGATCAATTAATTCTGATACAAAATTCACTTCACTGACAGAAGTAAACATTGGCAACATTACTATGTCAGCCCCTGCTGATAAAACACGTTCAATTTCATATTCAGTATTATCATGGACAGGGTTAATTCTGACTAAAAGTTCAGATTTATTCAAAACCTTACGTATTTTAGAGACATCTTCCAACGTATGGTTACTAATAACGGTATCTAGATGTCCCTGCCTCTCATATTTACCAATTATTTCCAAATCCAAAAATATTCTTTCAACGCCACAGCTCTGAGCAAATTGAGCTACCTCGGGGCTATTTGTTATTAGCATTAACTTTATTCTATTCACGTACTAACCTCTTAGACAAGCCTGGGACACCGTATTGATAAAGTGGAATAAGGTTTAGAGAAATGTATATTAAAGTAAAAGTAGATATCCAAAAGAAAGAACTGTCTAGGTAACTAAAAACTAAATGATAGAGAACAGATGTAATGGAAGCAGTTGATAATTGAACTAGGTTACCATCCCCTAAGTGGAAAAATCTTACCTGATGTTTAACATTCAGCACGACTAACAACGAAATTGTTATAGACAAAAAACCAATATTCATTGCTATTAATGCGTCTATTGAAGAGAGACCTAGCAAATGGATGCTGACGATACAAATAGATATATTAATTGCTAATATCCATAATGGTGTTGAGTTATCTGCCTTAGCTGCAAACGCAGCCACAATAAAACTAATTAATCCTTGAAGTCCTAACGAAAGGGAAAAAACCTTAAAAAAATTTGCTACTGTATTTATATCGTCTTGAGTAAAACTCCCTCTACCGTATACCAACTCAACGATGTAGGTAGAGCAATTATAAGATACTAAAGTGATAACAATAGAAATAACAATAATTATACAAGCTACGTTAGTAAATGTCCTCGAAAAATGTCGAGGTTCTAAAGTCTCAGATAGTTTAGGGAAAAATACAATTGAGAAAACTGTTAATACTACACCTAGCGGCAAATCAACCAATTTCATCGCAAAG
It encodes the following:
- a CDS encoding aldolase/citrate lyase family protein; the encoded protein is MNRIKLMLITNSPEVAQFAQSCGVERIFLDLEIIGKYERQGHLDTVISNHTLEDVSKIRKVLNKSELLVRINPVHDNTEYEIERVLSAGADIVMLPMFTSVSEVNFVSELIDHRCQFIPLVETAKAANCIQDVANVKGVTEVYIGLNDLHRDLGMSFMFEPLATGLLSELVYKLKQSGKPFGFGGIACIGQGELPAELILSEHIRLNSSSVILARAFHKRAKNIEDLRDANFEFNISQLRTEEEKLRGESSCVIDIYHEQLISTINKVVGKNFEKNI